In Acanthopagrus latus isolate v.2019 chromosome 16, fAcaLat1.1, whole genome shotgun sequence, one DNA window encodes the following:
- the LOC119004983 gene encoding zinc finger protein 862-like isoform X1 — MHLFPSRFTIDIYNMEREQLLTDIKNAHYISIMIGGATDSGILENEIVYVKFFSKERGVVQSFLGIEDVKHAHAAGVLSAGQSVFEKAGLEKWKEKVVFFCADGAAVNMGEKTGVAANLKEEIGHLLSIHCVAHRLELGMVDTIKAQPGIKKLQEVLHYL; from the exons ATGCACTTGTTTCCCTCCAGATTTACAATTGACATCTACAACATGGAGAGGGAGCAACTCCTGACTGACATAAAGAATGCCCACTACATCAGCATCATGATTGGTGGGGCAACTGATAGTGGGATCCTAGAGAATGAGATAGTGTATGTTAAATTCTTCAGTAAGGAGAGGGGAGTGGTCCAGTCCTTCCTTGGCATCGAGGATGTCAAGCATGCACATGCAGCTGGTGTGCTTTCTGCGGGACAGTCGG tgTTTGAGAAAGCAGGCCTGGAAAAGTGGAAGGAGAAGGTGGTCTTCTTTTGTGCTGATGGTGCAGCTGTCAATATGGGGGAGAAGACCGGTGTGGCTGCAAATCTCAAGGAAGAGATTGGACACCTGCTTTCCATCCACTGTGTGGCACACAGGCTGGAGCTGGGGATGGTAGACACCATTAAAGCACAGCCAGGGATTAAAAAGCTGCAGGAGGTACTGCATTATTTGTAA
- the LOC119004983 gene encoding zinc finger protein 862-like isoform X2, with amino-acid sequence MEREQLLTDIKNAHYISIMIGGATDSGILENEIVYVKFFSKERGVVQSFLGIEDVKHAHAAGVLSAGQSVFEKAGLEKWKEKVVFFCADGAAVNMGEKTGVAANLKEEIGHLLSIHCVAHRLELGMVDTIKAQPGIKKLQEVLHYL; translated from the exons ATGGAGAGGGAGCAACTCCTGACTGACATAAAGAATGCCCACTACATCAGCATCATGATTGGTGGGGCAACTGATAGTGGGATCCTAGAGAATGAGATAGTGTATGTTAAATTCTTCAGTAAGGAGAGGGGAGTGGTCCAGTCCTTCCTTGGCATCGAGGATGTCAAGCATGCACATGCAGCTGGTGTGCTTTCTGCGGGACAGTCGG tgTTTGAGAAAGCAGGCCTGGAAAAGTGGAAGGAGAAGGTGGTCTTCTTTTGTGCTGATGGTGCAGCTGTCAATATGGGGGAGAAGACCGGTGTGGCTGCAAATCTCAAGGAAGAGATTGGACACCTGCTTTCCATCCACTGTGTGGCACACAGGCTGGAGCTGGGGATGGTAGACACCATTAAAGCACAGCCAGGGATTAAAAAGCTGCAGGAGGTACTGCATTATTTGTAA